The following are from one region of the Silene latifolia isolate original U9 population chromosome 9, ASM4854445v1, whole genome shotgun sequence genome:
- the LOC141602450 gene encoding methyl-CpG-binding domain-containing protein 4-like, with amino-acid sequence MSQASPATPTEPPANESCFSFLKGTNSVTLYAAQCVECYKWRLIDNEEEYEKTRSKLLDEPFICSKKPNICCEDVADIEKDGSRTWVIDKPNIPQTPPGFKRKLVFTSDLSELEAHYVTPIGTKLSSSLDVDKYLKENPDIEGVSVADFSFTVPEVAEDTLTMDAPETMISP; translated from the exons ATGTCTCAGGCGTCTCCAGCAACTCCAACGGAGCCTCCTGCGAATGAATCTTGCTTCAGTTTTTTG AAAGGTACAAATTCCGTTACCCTTTATGCAGCGCAATGCGTAGAATGCTATAAATGGAGATTGATAGATAATGAGGAAGAATACGAGAAGACGAGAAGTAAATTGCTGGATGAGCCATTTATATGCAGTAAAAAGCCTAACATCTGTTGCGAAGATGTTGCTGATATTGAGAAAGACGGCAGCCGGACGTGGGTGATTGACAAGCCAAACATCCCACAGACACCACCCGGGTTCAAGAGAAAGCTGGTGTTTACCAGCGACTTGTCTGAATTGGAAGCCCATTATGTGACACCAATCGGGACCAAACTTAGTTCATCTTTAGACGTTGACAAATATTTGAAAGAAAATCCCGACATAGAAGGTGTTTCAGTAGCCGACTTTAGTTTTACGGTCCCTGAGGTGGCCGAGGATACTTTAACTATGGATGCTCCAGAGACGATGATATCTCCTTAG